A portion of the Rhinopithecus roxellana isolate Shanxi Qingling chromosome 19, ASM756505v1, whole genome shotgun sequence genome contains these proteins:
- the KIF19 gene encoding kinesin-like protein KIF19 — protein MKDSGDSKDQQLMVALRVRPISVAELEEGATLIAHKVDEQMVVLMDPMEDPDDILRAHRSREKSYLFDVAFDFTATQEMVYQATTKSLIEGVISGYNATVFAYGPTGCGKTYTMLGTDQEPGIYIRTLNDLFRAIEETSNDMEYEVSMSYLEIYNEMIRDLLNPSLGYLELREDSKGVIQVAGITEVSTINAKEIMQLLMKGNRQRTQEPTAANQTSSRSHAVLQVAVRQRSRVKNILQEVRQGRLFMIDLAGSERASQTQNRGQRMKEGAHINRSLLALGNCINALSDKGSNKYINYRDSKLTRLLKDSLGGNSRTVMIAHISPASSAFEESRNTLTYAGRAKNIKTRVKQNLLNVSYHIAQYTSIIADLRGEIQRLKCKIDAQTGRGQARGRQDRGDIRHIQAEVQLHSGQGEQAGMGQLREQLVSAFQEQMDVRRRLMELENRAMEVQIDTSRHLLTIAGWKHEKSRRALKWREEQRKECYAKDDSERDSDTGDDQPDILEPPEVVAARESIAALVGEQKQLRKQKLALEQRCRELRVRGRRLEETLPRRIGSEEQREVLSLLCRVHELEVENTEMQSHALLRDGALRHRHEAVRRLEQHRSLCDEIIQGQRQIIDDYNLAIPQRLEELYEMYLRELEEGSLERATIMDQVASRALQDSSLPKITPAGTSLTPDSDPESVKTLSSDAQRLQNSALPPLSTESEGHHVFKAGTGAWQAKSSSVPTPPPIQLGSLVMQEAPAQDSLGSWNSSSPDSSEILLEIPLSHKERKEIMTGTKCISVKAARRRSQALGTEGRHLLAPATERSSLSLHSLSEGDDARPPGLLACKRPPSPMLQHAASEDNLSSSMSEAPSRAVGHHGDGPGPWLRGQKKNLGKKREESLEAKRRKRRSRSFEVAGQGLTRPKTHLLGSHQAECLSDHRMPVCRHPAPGIRHLGKVTLPLAKVKLPPSQNTGPGDSSPLAAPPNPAGGSRRATRGPRLPHGTSTRGKDGCSRHN, from the exons GTGGCACTTCGGGTCCGGCCCATCAGCGTGGCAGAGCTGGAGGAAGGAGCTACCCTCATCGCCCATAAAGTGGATGAGCAG ATGGTGGTTCTCATGGACCCAATGGAGGATCCCGATGACATCCTGCGGGCACATCGCTCCCGGGAGAAGTCCTACCTGTTCGACGTGGCCTTTGACTTCACTGCCACCCAG GAGATGGTGTATCAGGCCACCACCAAGAGCCTCATCGAAGGCGTCATCTCAGGCTACAATGCCACTGTCTTTGCCTATGGCCCCACAG GCTGTGGGAAGACCTACACCATGCTGGGCACAGACCAGGAGCCCGGCATTTACATTCGGACCCTCAATGACCTCTTCCGTGCCATCGAGGAGACCAGCAATGACATGGAGTATGAGGTCTCCATGTCCTACCTGGAG ATCTACAATGAGATGATCCGGGACCTGCTGAACCCCTCCCTGGGCTACCTGGAGCTGCGGGAGGACTCCAAGGGGGTGATCCAGGTGGCCGGCATCACCGAAGTCTCCACCATCAATGCCAAGGAG aTCATGCAGCTGCTGATGAAGGGGAACCGGCAGAGGACCCAGGAGCCCACGGCTGCCAACCAGACGTCCTCCCGCTCCCACGCAGTGCTGCAGGTGGCCGTGCGCCAGCGCAGCCGGGTCAAGAACATCTTGCAGGAGGTGCGGCAGGGCCGCCTGTTCATGATCGACCTGGCTGGCTCGGAGCGTGCCTCCCAG ACACAGAATCGTGGGCAGCGCATGAAGGAGGGGGCCCACATCAACCGCTCACTGCTGGCACTGGGCAACTGCATCAACGCCCTGAGCGACAAGGGTAGCAACAAGTACATCAACTATCGTGACAGCAAGCTCACCCGACTCCTGAAG GACTCTCTGGGAGGAAACAGCCGCACAGTGATGATCGCTCACATCAGTCCTGCGAGTAGTGCCTTCGAGGAGTCCCGGAACACCCTGACCTACGCCGGCCGGGCCAAGAACATTAAGACTAGG GTGAAGCAGAACCTGCTGAACGTCTCCTACCACATCGCCCAGTACACCAGCATCATTGCTGACCTGCGGGGCGAGATCCAGCGACTCAAGTGCAAGATTGATGCGCAGACTGGGCGGGGCCAGGCCCGGGGCCGGCAGGATCGGGGTGACATCCGCCACATCCAAG CTGAGGTCCAGCTGCACAGCGGGCAGGGTGAGCAGGCTGGCATGGGACAGCTTCGGGAGCAGCTCGTCAGCGCCTTCCAGGAGCAGATGGATGTGCGGAGGCGCCTGATGGAACTGGAGAACCGCGCCATGGAGGTCCAGATTGACACCTCCCGACACCTGCTCACCATCGCCGG CTGGAAGCATGAGAAGTCCCGCAGGGCCCTCAAATGGCGGGAGGAACAGCGGAAGGAGTGCTACGCTAAGGACGACAGTGAGAGGGACTCAGACACAGGCGATGACCAGCCAGACATCCTGGAGCCGCCCGAGGTGGTTGCAGCCCGGGAGAGCATCGCAGCCCTGGTGGGCGAGCAGAAGCAGCTGCGCAAGCAGAAG CTGGCGCTGGAGCAGCGCTGCCGGGAGCTGCGCGTGCGGGGCCGGCGCCTGGAGGAGACGCTGCCCCGGCGCATCGGCTCCGAGGAGCAGCGCGAGGTGCTCAGCCTGCTGTGCCGTGTGCACGAGCTCGAGGTGGAGAACACCGAGATGCAGTCGCACGCGCTGCTCCGCGACGGTGCGCTCCGCCACCGCCACGAGGCCGTGCGCCGCCTGGAGCAGCACCGCAGTCTATGCGACGAGATTATCCAGGGCCAGCGGCAGATCATCGACG ACTACAACCTGGCCATCCCGCAGCGCCTGGAAGAGCTCTACGAAATGTACCTGCGGGAACTGGAGGAGGGCAGCCTGGAGCGGGCCACCATCATGGACCAAGTGGCCTCCAGGGCCCTGCAG GACAGCTCCTTGCCCAAAATTACCCCAGCAGGAACCTCGCTGACCCCAGATTCTGACCCGGAGAGTGTGAAGACACTGAGCTCTGATGCCCAGCGCCTGCAGAACAgcgctctccctcccctcagcaCAGAGAG TGAAGGCCACCACGTGTTCAAGGCTGGTACTGGGGCCTGGCAGGCAAAAAGCTCCTCTgtgcccaccccacctcccatCCAGCTCGGCAGCCTGGTGATGCAGGAG GCCCCGGCTCAGGACAGCCTGGGCAGCTGGAACAGCTCTTCCCCCGACAGCAGTGAGATCCTGTTGGAGATCCCCTTGTCCCACAAAG AGAGGAAGGAGATCATGACTGGCACCAAGTGCATCTCAGTGAAGGCCGCCCGGCGGCGCTCGCAGGCCCTGGGCACCGAGGGGCGACACCTGCTGGCACCTGCGACAGAGCGCAGCAGCCTGTCCCTGCACTCGCTGAGCGAGGGCGACGATGCGCGGCCACCAGGCCTGCTGGCCTGCAAGCGGCCACCCAGCCCCATGCTGCAGCATGCTGCCAGTGAGGACAACCTGTCCAGCAGCATGAGCGAGGCCCCGTCTCGGGCAGTCGGGCATCATGGGGACGGCCCTGGGCCCTGGCTGCGTGGCCAGAAAAAAAACCTGGGCAAGAAAAGGGAGGAGTCGCTGGAGGCAAAGAGAAGAAAGCGGAGGTCCCGATCCTTCGAAGTCGCCGGGCAAGGG CTCACCCGCCCCAAGACACACCTCCTGGGGTCCCATCAGGCGGagtgcctctcagaccacaggatGCCAGTGTGCAGGCACCCAGCCCCTGGTATCCGGCATCTGGGAAAGGTCACACTACCTTTGGCCAAAGTCAAACTCCCTCCAAGCCAGAACACAG GCCCGGGGGACTCCTCACCCCTGGCTGCTCCCCCCAACCCAGCTGGTGGTTCTCGACGGGCTACCCGTGGGCCCCGCCTGCCCCACGGCACAAGCACCCGTGGCAAAGATGGATGCTCCCGGCATAACTGA
- the BTBD17 gene encoding BTB/POZ domain-containing protein 17, with product MPRRGYSKPGSWGSFWAMLTLVGLVTRAAQRADVGGEAAGTSINHSQAVLQRLQELLRQGNASDVVLRVQAAGTDEVRVFHAHRLLLGLHSELFRELLSNQSEAVLQEPRDCAAVFDKFIRYLYCGELTVLLTQAIPLHRLATKYGVASLQRGVADYMRAHLAGGAGPAVGWYHYAVGTGDEALRESCLQFLAWNLSAVVASAEWGAVSPELLWQLLQRSDLVLQDELELFQALEAWLGRARPPPAVAERALRAIRYPMIPPAQLFQLQARSAALARHGPAVADLLLQAYQFHAASPLHYAKFFDVNGSSFLPRNYLAPAWGAPWVINNPARDDRSTSFQTQLGPSGHDAGRRVTWNVLFSPRWLPVSLRPVYADAAGTALPAARPEDGRPRLVVTPASSGGDAAGVSFQKTVLVGARQQGRLLVRHAYSFHQSSEEAGDFLAHADLQRRNSEYLVENALHLHLIVKPVYHTLIRTPK from the exons cccagAGAGCCGATGTTGGCGGGGAGGCAGCTGGCACCTCCATCAACCACTCCCAGGCGGTGCTCCAGCGCTTGCAGGAGCTGCTGCGACAGGGCAACGCCAGTGACGTGGTTCTGCGGGTGCAGGCTGCAGGCACCGACGAGGTCCGGGTCTTCCACGCCCACCGCCTGCTGCTGGGACTGCACAGCGAGCTGTTCCGGGAGCTGCTGAGTAACCAGAGTGAGGCAGTGCTGCAGGAGCCACGGGACTGCGCCGCAGTGTTCGACAAGTTCATCAG GTACCTGTACTGCGGGGAGCTGACCGTGCTGCTGACCCAGGCCATCCCCCTGCACAGGTTGGCCACCAAGTACGGCGTGGCCTCCCTGCAGCGTGGCGTGGCCGACTACATGCGCGCGCACCTGGCGGGAGGCGCGGGCCCGGCGGTGGGCTGGTACCACTACGCGGTGGGCACCGGGGACGAGGCCCTGCGCGAGAGCTGCCTGCAGTTCCTCGCCTGGAACCTGTCGGCCGTGGTGGCCAGCGCCGAATGGGGCGCCGTGAGCCCCGAGCTGCTATGGCAGCTCCTGCAACGCTCGGACCTGGTGCTGCAGGACGAACTGGAGCTATTCCAAGCGCTGGAGGCCTGGCTGGGTCGCGCGCGGCCGCCCCCTGCCGTGGCCGAACGGGCACTGCGCGCCATCCGCTACCCCATGATCCCACCAGCACAGCTGTTCCAACTGCAGGCGCGCTCGGCCGCCCTGGCGCGCCACGGCCCCGCGGTGGCCGACCTCCTGCTGCAGGCCTACCAGTTCCACGCCGCGTCGCCGCTGCACTACGCCAAGTTCTTCGACGTCAACGGTAGCTCCTTCCTGCCCCGCAACTACCTCGCGCCCGCCTGGGGCGCCCCGTGGGTCATCAACAACCCGGCCCGCGACGACCGCAGCACTAGCTTCCAGACGCAGCTGGGCCCGAGTGGCCACGACGCGGGCCGCCGGGTCACCTGGAACGTGCTTTTCTCGCCGCGCTGGCTGCCCGTCAGTCTGCGGCCCGTTTACGCGGACGCCGCGGGCACAGCGCTGCCCGCCGCGCGCCCCGAGGACGGCCGACCGCGGCTGGTGGTGACGCCGGCCAGCAGCGGCGGCGACGCGGCGGGCGTGAGCTTCCAGAAGACCGTGCTGGTGGGGGCGCGCCAGCAGGGCCGCCTGCTGGTCCGCCACGCCTACAGCTTCCACCAGAGCAGCGAGGAGGCCGGCGACTTCCTGGCGCACGCGGACCTGCAGCGGCGCAACTCGGAGTACCTGGTGGAGAACGCCCTGCACCTGCACCTCATCGTCAAGCCCGTATACCACACCCTTATCCGGACCCCCAAGTAG